One Tolypothrix bouteillei VB521301 DNA window includes the following coding sequences:
- a CDS encoding phosphoribulokinase gives MTSKPERVVLIGVAGDSGCGKSTFLRRLIDLFGEELMTVICLDDYHSLDRKQRKETGITALDPRANNFDLMYEQIKALKEGQSIMKPIYNHETGTIDPPEKIDPNHIIVVEGLHPLYDERVRELIDFSVYFDISDEVKIAWKIQRDMAERGHRYEDVLAQINSRKPDFSKYIEPQREFADVVLQVLPTNLIKDDKDRKVLRVRMLQREGKEGFAPIYLFDEGSTIHWTPCGRKLTCSYPGMQLYYGSDVYYGRYVSVLEIDGQFDNLEEVIYVETHLSNTSTKYKGEMTHLLLQHREYPGSNNGTGLFQVLTGLKMRAAYERLTSKEAQLAAKV, from the coding sequence ATGACTAGTAAGCCGGAACGCGTGGTGTTAATTGGAGTAGCCGGAGACTCCGGATGCGGTAAATCTACGTTTTTGCGTCGCCTAATAGATTTATTCGGTGAAGAATTGATGACTGTCATCTGTTTGGATGACTATCATTCTTTAGATCGCAAGCAGCGTAAAGAAACGGGTATTACGGCACTTGACCCAAGAGCAAACAATTTTGACCTGATGTACGAGCAAATCAAAGCGCTCAAAGAAGGTCAATCGATTATGAAGCCGATTTACAACCACGAGACCGGCACTATCGACCCACCCGAGAAAATCGATCCGAACCACATTATCGTAGTAGAGGGTTTACATCCTCTTTATGACGAGCGAGTCAGAGAGCTGATTGACTTTAGCGTTTACTTTGATATTAGCGATGAAGTCAAGATTGCTTGGAAAATCCAGCGTGATATGGCAGAACGCGGTCACCGCTATGAAGATGTCCTCGCTCAGATTAACTCCCGCAAGCCAGACTTTTCAAAATACATTGAACCACAAAGAGAATTTGCTGATGTGGTTCTACAGGTCTTGCCAACCAATCTTATTAAAGATGACAAAGACCGTAAAGTTCTGCGGGTACGGATGCTCCAACGGGAAGGGAAAGAAGGGTTTGCGCCAATCTACTTGTTTGATGAAGGCTCAACCATTCACTGGACTCCTTGCGGACGCAAGCTGACCTGTTCTTATCCCGGTATGCAGCTGTACTACGGTTCAGATGTATACTACGGTCGCTATGTTTCTGTATTGGAAATAGACGGTCAATTTGACAATTTAGAAGAAGTCATTTATGTAGAGACTCATTTGAGCAACACCTCCACCAAGTACAAAGGTGAAATGACTCACTTGTTACTCCAACACCGCGAGTACCCTGGATCTAACAACGGTACTGGCTTATTCCAAGTCCTGACTGGTCTGAAAATGCGTGCTGCTTACGAGCGTTTAACCTCTAAGGAAGCACAGTTGGCAGCTAAAGTGTAG
- a CDS encoding homoserine dehydrogenase: MGVKLGILGLGTVGTGTVQLLQDGIGRHPLLQEIEIYKVGVRSLDKSRAVTLPESVLVTDLDAIVNDPKVDIVVEVLGGLEPARSLILKAIENGKHIVTANKAVISRFGEEIFTSANKAGVYVMLEAAVGGGIPVIQPLKQSLSVNRIQSVTGIVNGTTNYILTRMQLEGSNFDDVLADAQRLGYAEADPTADVEGLDAADKIAILASLAFDGRIKLEDVYCEGIRQVSKTDIAYAEKLGFVIKLLAIAKTAISPSANLPLSSTPPISVRVHPTLVPKTHPLASINGVNNAIFIEGQPIGQVMLFGPGAGAGATASSVSSDILNLVASLKTNTALPNPLLACRHQDYCQITPSSELVTRFYARFLTLDQSGVIGKIGTCFGDRGVSLESVVQTGFQGELAEIVVVTHDVREGDFREALTEIHSLPAIDSIPSVLRVL; the protein is encoded by the coding sequence GTGGGTGTAAAGCTGGGAATACTTGGATTGGGAACGGTGGGGACAGGTACAGTGCAGCTATTGCAAGACGGTATCGGTCGTCACCCCTTACTACAAGAAATAGAAATATACAAAGTCGGAGTGCGATCGCTTGATAAATCCCGTGCTGTCACTTTACCAGAATCAGTCTTGGTTACAGATTTAGACGCAATTGTCAACGATCCAAAAGTAGATATTGTCGTTGAAGTCCTGGGAGGATTGGAACCGGCGCGATCGCTGATCTTAAAAGCTATTGAAAATGGCAAGCATATAGTAACAGCAAACAAAGCGGTGATATCGCGATTTGGCGAAGAAATCTTCACATCAGCCAATAAAGCTGGGGTATACGTCATGCTAGAAGCAGCCGTAGGTGGAGGAATTCCAGTTATCCAACCCCTAAAACAGTCCCTAAGCGTCAACCGCATTCAAAGCGTTACGGGTATAGTCAACGGTACAACAAATTACATCCTGACACGGATGCAGTTGGAAGGTAGCAATTTTGACGATGTATTAGCGGATGCCCAAAGGTTGGGTTATGCCGAAGCAGATCCCACAGCCGATGTAGAAGGTTTAGACGCAGCAGACAAAATCGCCATCCTCGCTTCACTTGCCTTTGATGGAAGAATCAAGCTAGAAGATGTATATTGTGAAGGAATTAGGCAAGTTAGCAAAACAGATATTGCCTACGCCGAGAAACTGGGATTTGTCATAAAACTTTTAGCGATCGCTAAAACAGCCATTTCCCCCTCAGCCAATCTCCCCCTCTCCTCGACTCCCCCCATTTCCGTAAGAGTCCACCCGACCTTAGTGCCAAAAACCCATCCCCTAGCAAGCATCAATGGCGTGAATAATGCCATTTTTATTGAAGGACAACCCATAGGACAAGTGATGTTATTTGGCCCAGGAGCAGGGGCGGGTGCAACCGCTAGTTCTGTATCATCTGATATACTCAATTTAGTAGCATCACTGAAAACCAATACAGCATTACCAAATCCACTTCTTGCTTGCAGGCATCAAGATTACTGCCAAATTACACCTTCTTCAGAACTCGTCACCCGTTTTTATGCCAGGTTTTTAACTTTAGACCAATCGGGAGTCATTGGTAAAATAGGAACCTGCTTTGGCGATCGCGGGGTTAGCTTAGAATCAGTCGTCCAAACAGGTTTTCAAGGAGAACTAGCAGAAATTGTTGTCGTCACCCACGATGTACGAGAAGGAGACTTCCGAGAAGCGCTAACAGAAATTCACAGCCTCCCGGCTATAGATAGTATTCCCAGCGTATTACGAGTTCTTTAA
- a CDS encoding efflux RND transporter periplasmic adaptor subunit, which translates to MQLVKTFTIHARDRNFRGKFWLIMLGLTYFCTACTASEAQSSKKDAGKNRPVPVVVSAATQKTIPLQVQTTGTVEAYSTVSVKSKVGGQLTGVYFHQGQNVKKGDLLFTIDSRALQASLVQAQANLTKDLAQVNQAKANVEKAKAQVNQAKANVEKAKAQVNQAKANVVKDVAEATNAGIQAQRYASLLQQGAISKQQAEQYQTSANAQQATVTADRGGVDNAQAAVVAAQADVQNTQAAVAAAQADVQNALAAVAADRAAIDNAKVQLSYSSIYSPIDGRTGSLKLNQGNLVKADADDPLINISQIRPIYVTFSIPQRLLPDLKKYSAIHELEVEALPPKDTGLPVRGKLTFVDSGVNTQTGTIQLKGTFANADERLVPGEFVSVVLKLTEEPNVITVPSQAVQMGQQGQFVFVVKPNKTVEVRQVTVGDSIKNETVIKQGLQSGEQVVVDGQFNLVPGATAQVRPAVGSQKDGANR; encoded by the coding sequence ATGCAATTGGTTAAGACTTTCACAATACACGCTCGCGATCGGAACTTTAGGGGTAAGTTCTGGCTGATTATGCTTGGTCTGACCTACTTCTGTACTGCTTGTACGGCTTCTGAGGCTCAATCAAGTAAAAAAGACGCAGGCAAAAATCGACCCGTACCAGTGGTGGTGTCTGCCGCAACCCAGAAAACAATACCTCTTCAAGTCCAAACGACCGGGACAGTTGAAGCATATTCTACAGTTTCTGTCAAATCCAAAGTGGGTGGACAACTGACGGGTGTATACTTTCACCAAGGACAGAACGTCAAGAAAGGGGACTTGCTATTTACTATTGATTCTCGTGCCCTGCAAGCATCGCTCGTGCAAGCTCAAGCTAACCTAACAAAGGATTTAGCACAAGTCAACCAAGCTAAAGCCAATGTTGAGAAAGCGAAAGCGCAAGTCAATCAAGCTAAAGCCAATGTTGAGAAAGCGAAAGCGCAAGTCAATCAAGCTAAAGCCAATGTCGTCAAAGACGTAGCTGAAGCAACAAACGCCGGCATACAGGCTCAACGTTATGCCAGTTTGCTCCAGCAAGGGGCTATTAGCAAACAACAAGCAGAACAATATCAGACAAGTGCCAATGCTCAACAGGCGACAGTCACAGCAGATCGAGGTGGAGTAGACAATGCTCAAGCTGCAGTCGTTGCAGCCCAAGCAGATGTACAAAACACTCAAGCTGCGGTTGCAGCAGCCCAAGCAGACGTGCAAAATGCTCTAGCCGCCGTCGCTGCAGATCGAGCAGCAATTGATAATGCTAAAGTTCAGCTTTCCTACAGTTCTATTTACTCACCAATTGACGGTCGCACGGGTAGTCTAAAGCTCAATCAAGGCAACTTAGTCAAAGCGGATGCTGACGACCCTTTAATTAACATCAGTCAGATTCGTCCAATTTACGTGACATTCTCAATTCCCCAAAGGCTGTTACCCGATCTCAAGAAATACAGTGCAATCCATGAGCTAGAAGTAGAGGCTTTACCGCCCAAAGATACAGGGCTTCCGGTACGAGGGAAACTCACCTTTGTTGATAGCGGCGTAAATACACAGACTGGGACGATTCAACTCAAAGGCACATTTGCCAATGCTGATGAGCGGCTGGTTCCCGGAGAGTTTGTCAGCGTCGTTTTAAAGCTAACTGAAGAGCCCAATGTCATTACTGTACCTTCCCAAGCGGTACAAATGGGGCAGCAAGGACAGTTTGTGTTTGTAGTGAAACCTAACAAGACAGTAGAAGTGCGTCAAGTCACTGTGGGTGACAGTATTAAAAACGAAACAGTTATTAAACAGGGATTGCAATCGGGCGAGCAAGTGGTCGTGGATGGGCAATTCAACTTAGTCCCTGGGGCTACAGCGCAGGTGAGACCAGCAGTAGGAAGTCAGAAAGACGGAGCTAACCGATGA
- the petH gene encoding ferredoxin--NADP reductase, producing the protein MYIKGAVEGAANTESGSRVFVYEVVGLRQSEETDKTNYPIRKSGSVFIKVPYNRMNQEMRRITRLGGKIVSIQPINVLEQLNGQAPNSNATSGENASSKANGKATPVAEQQPKSKDNKGNTMTQAKAKKDAHADVPVNIYRPNAPYIGKVISNEPLVKEGGIGLVQHIKFDISGGDLRYIEGQSIGIIPPGVDKNGKPEKLRLYSIASTRHGDDVDDKTVSLCVRQLEYKHPETGETVYGVCSTYLCNIKPGDDVKITGPVGKEMLLPADNDANVIMMATGTGIAPMRAYLWRMFKDNERAANPEYQFKGFSWLIFGIPTSPNILYKEELEEMQQKYPDNFRLTYAISREQKNAQGGRMYIQDRVAEHADELWQLIKNEKTHTYICGLRGMEDGIDAALSAAAAKEGVTWSNYQKEIKKAGRWHVETY; encoded by the coding sequence ATGTACATCAAAGGTGCCGTTGAAGGTGCTGCCAACACAGAATCAGGTAGCCGCGTCTTCGTATACGAAGTGGTGGGTCTGCGTCAGAGCGAAGAAACTGATAAAACGAACTACCCAATTCGTAAAAGTGGCAGTGTGTTCATTAAAGTGCCGTACAACCGCATGAACCAAGAAATGCGGCGTATCACTCGCCTTGGCGGCAAAATTGTTAGCATCCAGCCCATAAACGTTTTAGAACAGCTTAATGGGCAAGCTCCCAATAGTAACGCCACATCTGGTGAGAATGCTAGCAGTAAAGCAAATGGTAAAGCCACACCTGTAGCTGAGCAACAGCCCAAGAGTAAGGACAACAAAGGCAACACCATGACTCAAGCGAAAGCTAAAAAAGACGCCCACGCTGACGTTCCCGTAAATATTTACCGTCCCAACGCTCCTTATATCGGTAAAGTTATCTCTAACGAGCCGTTGGTTAAAGAAGGCGGTATTGGTCTTGTTCAACACATTAAATTTGACATTTCTGGTGGTGATTTACGATACATCGAAGGCCAAAGTATCGGCATTATCCCTCCTGGTGTAGACAAGAACGGTAAACCAGAAAAGCTCAGACTGTATTCCATCGCCTCAACCCGTCACGGTGATGATGTAGATGACAAAACAGTCTCTCTTTGCGTGCGCCAGCTAGAGTACAAACACCCAGAAACAGGCGAAACAGTCTATGGTGTTTGCTCCACATACTTGTGCAACATCAAGCCAGGTGATGACGTAAAAATCACAGGTCCGGTTGGTAAAGAAATGTTATTACCAGCAGACAATGATGCTAACGTCATCATGATGGCAACAGGAACGGGTATTGCTCCCATGCGTGCTTACCTGTGGCGGATGTTTAAGGATAACGAAAGAGCCGCTAATCCAGAATACCAGTTCAAAGGTTTCTCTTGGTTGATTTTCGGTATTCCTACAAGCCCCAATATCCTGTACAAGGAAGAACTCGAAGAGATGCAGCAAAAGTATCCCGATAACTTCCGCCTCACCTACGCTATCAGCCGCGAACAGAAAAATGCTCAAGGCGGTAGAATGTACATCCAAGACCGTGTAGCAGAACACGCTGATGAACTTTGGCAGTTAATTAAGAATGAAAAAACCCACACTTACATCTGCGGTTTGCGCGGAATGGAAGATGGTATTGACGCAGCCCTCAGTGCTGCAGCTGCTAAAGAAGGTGTAACCTGGAGCAACTACCAAAAAGAAATCAAGAAAGCCGGTCGCTGGCACGTTGAAACATACTAA
- a CDS encoding efflux RND transporter permease subunit — translation MNISELFIRRPVMTVLVTIGMLIFGLMSYTMLPVSDLPNVDFPTIQVTANLPGANPETMASSVATPLEQQFSSIAGLSSMNSTSSLGTTQLTLQFDLSRQIDGAAQDVQAAISKAAKQLPTSMPNPPSYRKVNPADQPILYISLNSGILPLSTVDKYAETLLAQRLSMVDGVAQVQVYGSQKYAVRILLDPESLSAKGIGIDEVATSISQGNVNLPTGVLYGTKQNYTIQANGQLNDAASYRSLVVTYQNGAPVQLGELGQVLDSVENDKVASWYFPEKEDKKAANSESRKSGEKPQTRSSSVRAIVLAIQKQPGTNTVAVVDAIKKLLPTFREQIPAAVNMDILYDRSQAIRESVDDVQFTLLLTIGLVVLVIFLFLRNLSATVIPSLAVPLSLVATFGVMLLLGFSLDNLSLMALTLSVGFVVDDAVVMLENIVRHMEMGESRFEAALNASKEIGFTILSMTISLVAVFIPVLFMSGILGRLFREFAVTISVAILVSGVVSLSLTPMLCSRFLRPPHHGQEHEGSRKKNWKTSLYDLSENFFNSLLGGYDWSLKLSLKYHRTTMVISGAILVATMYLFIVVPKGFIPSADVGQITASTQAAEDISFDEMVKHQQAIAAIAYKDPNIDAINSSVGAGGPNASANAGRLFLKLKPRHERDLGADEIVQELRPKLSRIPGMKVFLQNPPAINIGGQQTKAQYQFTLQSPNVQELYQYAPTLETQLRALPDLQDVNSDLQIKNPQLRVNINRDLASSLGLTANQIESALSDAYGTRQVSTIYASDSQYQVILGVEPKYQQNPTALDLLSIRAPNGQLIPLNAVANVTKDVGPLTVNHTGQLASTTISFNLKPGVSLGNITDKIEQLARETLPASITTGFQGSAQAFQSSIQGLGLLLLVAIFVIYIILGILYENFIHPLTILSSLPSAGFGALLTLLLFHVDLNIYAFVGIILLIGIVKKNGIMMVDFAIEARQQGKTPYDAIYEACLVRFRPIMMTTMAALMGTLPIALGFGAGADTRRPLGLVVVGGLLFSQFLTLYLTPVFYTYMESWQSSLRKHNWRKKSKADSPAV, via the coding sequence ATGAACATTTCCGAACTCTTTATCCGCCGTCCGGTGATGACGGTCTTAGTCACCATCGGGATGTTGATATTTGGGCTGATGAGTTACACAATGTTGCCAGTGAGCGACTTGCCCAATGTGGATTTTCCCACGATTCAAGTGACAGCTAATTTGCCTGGAGCGAATCCAGAGACTATGGCTTCTTCTGTCGCTACCCCTTTAGAACAGCAGTTTTCCAGCATTGCTGGATTGAGTTCGATGAACTCGACGAGCTCTTTAGGGACAACACAACTCACCCTGCAATTTGATTTGAGTCGGCAGATAGACGGAGCAGCACAGGATGTTCAAGCAGCGATATCTAAGGCGGCGAAGCAGTTACCGACTAGTATGCCTAACCCCCCATCCTATCGGAAAGTGAATCCCGCCGATCAACCGATTCTCTACATTTCTCTCAATTCAGGTATTTTGCCACTATCGACCGTAGATAAATACGCCGAAACACTGCTAGCACAACGCCTGTCAATGGTGGATGGAGTTGCCCAGGTGCAGGTGTATGGTTCCCAAAAGTATGCCGTGCGGATTCTGTTAGATCCCGAATCATTAAGTGCTAAAGGCATAGGCATTGATGAAGTGGCCACTTCTATTTCCCAAGGGAATGTCAATCTACCTACGGGCGTACTTTATGGCACAAAGCAGAATTACACAATTCAGGCAAACGGTCAGCTTAATGATGCTGCGAGTTATCGTTCCTTAGTTGTGACTTATCAAAATGGTGCGCCAGTACAGCTTGGGGAATTAGGTCAGGTGCTGGACAGTGTGGAAAATGATAAGGTGGCAAGTTGGTATTTTCCCGAAAAAGAAGATAAGAAAGCAGCAAACTCAGAAAGTCGTAAATCTGGAGAAAAGCCACAAACCCGTAGTTCCAGTGTTAGGGCTATTGTGCTAGCCATTCAGAAGCAACCAGGAACTAACACTGTGGCTGTGGTGGATGCTATTAAGAAACTGCTACCCACTTTCCGCGAACAGATTCCAGCAGCTGTGAACATGGATATTTTGTACGATCGCTCGCAAGCCATTCGAGAATCAGTTGACGATGTCCAGTTTACTCTGCTGCTGACCATTGGTTTGGTCGTGCTAGTGATATTTTTATTTCTCCGCAATCTTTCCGCGACGGTTATTCCGAGTTTGGCTGTTCCACTATCGCTGGTGGCTACCTTTGGCGTGATGCTACTGCTGGGTTTTTCTTTAGATAACTTATCTTTGATGGCATTGACCCTTTCCGTGGGCTTTGTAGTAGATGATGCCGTAGTTATGCTAGAGAATATCGTCCGTCACATGGAAATGGGAGAAAGTCGATTTGAAGCAGCACTCAACGCTTCTAAAGAAATCGGTTTTACAATTTTGTCCATGACAATCTCTCTGGTAGCAGTCTTTATTCCGGTGCTGTTTATGAGTGGGATTTTGGGGAGACTGTTCCGGGAGTTTGCTGTTACTATCAGTGTTGCCATTCTCGTGTCTGGGGTGGTTTCCCTCAGCCTGACACCAATGCTGTGTTCGCGCTTCTTGCGTCCGCCACATCACGGACAGGAGCATGAGGGATCTAGAAAGAAAAATTGGAAAACCAGTCTCTACGACCTTTCAGAAAACTTCTTTAATAGTTTGCTGGGCGGCTACGATTGGAGTTTAAAGCTGTCACTCAAGTATCACCGGACGACAATGGTCATTTCTGGTGCGATTTTAGTGGCAACGATGTATTTATTTATAGTTGTACCTAAAGGGTTTATCCCCAGTGCAGATGTAGGACAAATTACAGCAAGTACCCAAGCTGCAGAGGATATCTCCTTTGATGAAATGGTAAAACACCAACAAGCAATCGCTGCGATCGCTTATAAAGATCCCAATATTGATGCAATCAACTCTAGTGTTGGTGCAGGGGGACCAAATGCTTCTGCTAACGCCGGACGTCTGTTTCTCAAGCTCAAACCCCGCCACGAACGGGATCTCGGTGCTGATGAGATTGTCCAAGAACTTCGCCCCAAGCTATCACGTATTCCAGGGATGAAAGTTTTTTTACAAAACCCTCCAGCAATTAATATTGGCGGGCAACAGACCAAAGCCCAGTACCAATTTACATTGCAAAGCCCGAACGTACAAGAGCTTTACCAGTATGCTCCCACTTTAGAAACTCAACTCCGCGCTTTGCCAGATTTACAAGATGTAAACAGTGACTTGCAAATCAAAAATCCCCAACTTCGAGTTAATATTAATCGCGATTTAGCTTCATCTTTGGGTTTAACAGCCAATCAAATCGAATCTGCTCTCAGTGATGCCTATGGAACTCGCCAAGTTTCTACAATTTACGCGTCTGACAGTCAATATCAAGTCATTTTAGGAGTGGAACCCAAATATCAGCAAAATCCCACCGCTTTAGATTTGCTCTCGATTCGTGCGCCCAACGGTCAGTTAATCCCCCTAAACGCTGTTGCAAATGTAACAAAGGATGTCGGACCTTTGACCGTTAACCATACAGGACAACTAGCTTCCACTACCATATCTTTTAACTTAAAACCAGGGGTATCATTAGGTAACATTACAGATAAAATCGAGCAACTTGCCCGAGAAACACTACCAGCTAGCATTACTACAGGCTTCCAGGGTTCAGCCCAAGCGTTCCAATCTTCAATTCAAGGTTTGGGTTTGCTGTTACTGGTTGCTATTTTTGTCATCTATATCATTTTGGGGATTCTCTATGAGAACTTTATTCATCCCCTCACGATCCTCTCTAGCTTACCATCAGCTGGATTTGGGGCATTACTGACGTTGTTGCTATTCCATGTTGATCTAAATATATACGCGTTTGTAGGTATTATCCTCCTAATTGGGATCGTAAAGAAAAACGGCATTATGATGGTTGACTTTGCTATTGAAGCCCGTCAGCAAGGCAAAACTCCTTACGATGCGATCTATGAGGCTTGTTTGGTGAGATTTCGCCCAATTATGATGACCACAATGGCAGCACTTATGGGAACTTTACCAATCGCCCTTGGGTTTGGTGCTGGTGCAGATACACGCCGTCCTCTTGGATTAGTTGTGGTAGGAGGGTTGCTATTTTCACAATTCCTCACGCTCTATCTCACACCAGTTTTTTACACTTATATGGAGTCTTGGCAAAGTTCTCTACGAAAACACAATTGGCGCAAAAAGTCAAAAGCCGATTCTCCCGCAGTTTAA
- a CDS encoding DUF4112 domain-containing protein yields the protein MDSAKRIATLNRIRRLSRLMDTSLRIPGIGFRIGLDPIIGLIPGAGDLISTGFSAYIIFLATRFNLPSKDLAQMIFNIALEGVVGTVPLIGDLFDAFYKSNIRNLAILEKHLTVVEPELEKVASEFEELVS from the coding sequence ATGGATAGTGCAAAACGTATAGCAACTCTCAACCGCATTCGCAGACTCAGTCGCCTCATGGATACATCTTTACGTATCCCCGGTATTGGCTTTCGTATCGGACTCGATCCAATTATTGGCTTAATTCCCGGTGCTGGTGATTTAATTAGTACGGGGTTTTCAGCTTATATCATTTTTTTAGCAACTCGTTTTAACTTACCCTCAAAAGATTTAGCTCAAATGATTTTTAACATCGCTTTAGAAGGCGTTGTTGGTACAGTCCCTTTAATTGGCGATTTATTTGATGCTTTTTACAAGTCCAATATCCGCAATTTGGCAATTTTAGAAAAACATCTCACGGTGGTTGAACCAGAATTGGAAAAAGTGGCTTCTGAATTTGAGGAGCTTGTAAGTTAA
- a CDS encoding DUF2470 domain-containing protein: protein MSFQFSPEVSSRICNHMNEDHADAVALYARTFGGVADVTAASMMSIDAEGMDLTAQVNGESLPVRIQFDHVLADAEDAHHTLIAMVKQARLK, encoded by the coding sequence ATGTCTTTCCAGTTTTCCCCAGAAGTGAGTTCGCGCATCTGCAATCATATGAACGAAGATCATGCTGATGCAGTAGCGCTTTATGCCCGAACTTTTGGAGGTGTAGCGGATGTTACAGCAGCATCAATGATGTCTATTGACGCTGAAGGAATGGATCTCACAGCACAGGTGAATGGGGAATCCCTACCAGTTCGCATTCAATTTGACCATGTTTTAGCAGATGCAGAAGACGCCCATCACACTTTAATCGCGATGGTGAAGCAAGCGCGACTTAAGTAG